ATGCAGTGGGGCCTGAAGAGCCTAAAACTATGAAACAAATTGCTGAAACACTGGGGGTTGCGGTGAGTACTCCAACAAGAACCATAGATAGGCTGTTAGAAAAAGGGTTCGTAAACAGGAAGGTAGGAGAAAAAGACCGTAGAAAACTTTTAATTGAATTAACTCCCAAGGGTAAAAAATTACTGGTAGATATTGATAAAGAAAATTTAGAAATCACTAAAAAAATGTTAAATGGTCTTAAAGATGAAGAAATAGAAAAATTTAAAGAAATACTGTTTAAAATAAGTGAAAATATTGAATAAAGTGCATTTATTTGTCAATATTAAATTTAAAGAAAGTGTCTGGATTAAATGGACTATTGATTAGATAAAATCCATTAAAATGAATTGTTATTATGGATAGTCTTCATTTTACCTAAACTACATTATTGTAAAAAGTAATGATTATTCTTATTTTACTTATTTCTACTTTTTTTAGTTTATTTAAAAAAATATACTAATGTTTTGATTTTGGTAGTGTATTTTTGAATATGTGGAAAATTGCACAATTATATTTTTTAATCGATGTAGCTATCTATTTAATAGAATGAAATTTTACATTTTAAAGTTATTATTTTGAGTTTACTTATCTCAAGAAGCAAATAATTTATCAAAATTTATATATAATAATATCCAATAGTATTAACAATAAACATATAATTAACAAGTAAAATTTTAAATATTGAAGTATGTGATTAGTGGAATGAAATGATTGGAGTGCATGCTATCAATAAATTAGTGATGGATTCATTAGCTTTTAAATTCGATGATCTTGATTTTTTAGGGGAAAATAGTAAGTGCCACAGGATATTTAGTTTTTAGAGTAAACATTAGGGGAATTAAAAAATGGACTTTGAGAAATATTCAAAAAGCGGTACACAATTTTATAGCGAAGTAATACCTTCTACACTTCTAAAATTTGTTAAAAATGTAAAATGGAATTCATATATAGATTTAGGCTGTGGTGATGGTTCATTATTATATGCTCTTAATAATAAAAGGTTTTTTGATGGAAAAAAGGTGTATGCTGTTGATTTATCCCAATTACGAATTGATAACGTCAAAAAAATAAATAAAGATTTTATTTGTTATATCTCAGATACATGTAACCTTAAAGATATTAAGGATAATAGTATCGATTTTGTTACGACTACTCAAGTTATAGAGCATGTTGAAGATGATGAAGCAATGATTAAAGAAATTAGGAGAATATTAAATAGTAATGGAATTGTTTACCTTTCAACAGTTTTCAAAAAAAGATATGCATGGTATTTTTATAGATGTAATGGCAAATGGACTTTAGATCCAACACATGTACGAGAATATACGAAAGACAGTCAACTATCAGATATTATCCGGAATAATGGTTTTAAAATAGTATATAATAACAAATCATTAATTAAAATGCCGATAATTGATTTTATTTTTCGTAAAATGGGTTTTAAAAGAAATGTTTTTCAAAATTCTTTTTTAGCTTATCTTAGAAAAATAAGTATTCCTATATTTGGATATTATAACTGGGAAATTATACTCAAATCTAAAAGTGAACTACATATATAGTACTATTTAATTTTTATTAGTGGTACAATTATGATGAGATAATTATAAACATTCTAAAATACTATTTTTTTAAGTCAAGTTCTTTTCATTGTGGATGTGGAAAAGACTAAAGTTCTTCCAATTGTTAGAATAATCAGTGGACATTAAATCTTGCATTAAGTATATTTTGCCAAATTTGGGATTTGATGTTGATGTGGTATGTCTTTACAGTTCGATTTAACTGATGCCGATTAATTGATATTTTCTAAGAAAGATGGATATAATTGTTAAAAAGATTTTATAGTTTGTTTTTAATTTTAAAATGGAAGAATATAAAGAAACACTGGGGGTTGCGGTGAGTACTCCAACAAGAACCATAGATAGGCTGTTAGAAAAAGGGTTCGTAAACAGGAAGGTAGGAGAAAAAGACCGTAGAAAACTTTTAATTGAATTAACTCCCAAGGGTAAAAAATTACTGGTAGATATTGATAAAGAAAATTTAGAAATCACTAAAAAAAATGTTAGATGGTCTTAAAGATGAAGAAATAGAAAAATTTAAAGAAATACTGTTTAAAATAAGTGAAAATAT
This region of Methanobacterium bryantii genomic DNA includes:
- a CDS encoding MarR family winged helix-turn-helix transcriptional regulator, with the translated sequence MNDEDIRIVTALFDVINNKLSKASQETLLKIYKNLTIAEASAIYAVGPEEPKTMKQIAETLGVAVSTPTRTIDRLLEKGFVNRKVGEKDRRKLLIELTPKGKKLLVDIDKENLEITKKMLNGLKDEEIEKFKEILFKISENIE
- a CDS encoding class I SAM-dependent methyltransferase, with the translated sequence MDFEKYSKSGTQFYSEVIPSTLLKFVKNVKWNSYIDLGCGDGSLLYALNNKRFFDGKKVYAVDLSQLRIDNVKKINKDFICYISDTCNLKDIKDNSIDFVTTTQVIEHVEDDEAMIKEIRRILNSNGIVYLSTVFKKRYAWYFYRCNGKWTLDPTHVREYTKDSQLSDIIRNNGFKIVYNNKSLIKMPIIDFIFRKMGFKRNVFQNSFLAYLRKISIPIFGYYNWEIILKSKSELHI
- a CDS encoding MarR family transcriptional regulator, yielding MSTPTRTIDRLLEKGFVNRKVGEKDRRKLLIELTPKGKKLLVDIDKENLEITKKNVRWS